A window of the Parambassis ranga chromosome 17, fParRan2.1, whole genome shotgun sequence genome harbors these coding sequences:
- the LOC114449778 gene encoding neoverrucotoxin subunit alpha-like, with translation MDGGGAVVMPALGQPFRLGMLYDCRRDSLVPGVTLWDSEDLMKHLGERPQSSNDFEIVASESIEGKSSALNVEASLKASFLSGLVQVDGSAKYLNDSKTSRNQARVTLKYKVTTKFQELSMNHLGRGNMKHQDVFDKGLATHVVTGILYGAQAFFVFDREVSEKEDRHDVEGNLKVVVNKIPHLSVEGEGSLKMKDEDTAKADKFSCRFYGDFLLEKTPTTFQDAVQVYQSLPKLLGADGEKAVPVKVWLLPLTALDSSAAELVHEISVGLVQEAQSFLEDFTELDMRCNDALRTPTAQQFPQITDKLRHFKEMCSEFKLVFQKTLAKKLPSIRGGGEEEAELAEVLKKRRSSPFNSKNLNAWMDCKEREIYTLMSFTNMMKNTKILPSEVLLYRESLSAETAVCFVFTSLGRAETFLSALSDYLRGGTKPDDPQHPHRHDVEKEQWHLSREMAENMRDKAKLFRDFAEANKENQNIKFLSVGLTDEKRQGSTIYLYKDGFSVSENFEPPSKPETVAADINHDSVMLKVSPPTCGAENITSYSVEFCVSGEDGWQQKTEPKAEEVTVSGLRPNTEYQFRCRAVTSAGVGPTAVLSDSMKTLPCSPPGEPHVEPTSCDISVSWEKPAELGQDVQISSYVVEYAETDPEKKEEELQWKQMMSGGERGVISGLQSETRYAVRVRCDCGAAGRSKDSITVHVCTTAVTLPESLTYQ, from the coding sequence gtgTGACACTGTGGGACAGTGAAGACCTGATGAAACATCTGGGAGAGAGGCCTCAGTCCTCTAATGATTTTGAAATAGTTGCGTCTGAATCAATTGAGGGCAAATCTTCAGCTCTGAATGTTGAAGCTTCTCTGAAGGCCAGTTTCCTGAGTGGGCTCGTTCAGGTTGACGGTTCAGCCAAATACCTGAATGACAGTAAGACCTCCAGAAACCAGGCCAGGGTAACGCTGAAGTACAAGGTGACCACAAAGTTCCAGGAGCTGTCGATGAACCATCTTGGAAGAGGCAACATGAAGCATCAGGATGTGTTTGATAAAGGCTTAGCAACACATGTGGTCACAGGTATTCTTTATGGGGCACAGGCCTTCTTCGTGTTTGACCGCGAGGTGTCTGAGAAGGAAGATCGTCACGACGTTGAGGGGAACCTGAAGGTGGTCGTCAACAAGATCCCTCATCTTTCTGTAGAGGGTGAAGGCTCCCTGAAAATGAAAGACGAGGACACAGCAAAGGCTGATAAATTCTCCTGCAGATTCTACGGAGACTTTTTACTGGAGAAAACTCCAACAACCTTTCAGGATGCAGTTCAGGTCTACCAAAGCCTGCCAAAACTACTGGGAGCTGACGGAGAAAAGGCCGTACCAGTGAAGGTCTGGCTGCTGCCTCTGACTGCTTTAGATTCTTCTGCTGCCGAACTCGTCCATGAGATCAGTGTGGGACTAGTTCAAGAAGCACAGAGTTTCCTGGAGGACTTTACAGAGCTGGACATGAGGTGCAACGATGCTCTGAGGACCCCCACAGCACAGCAGTTCCCACAGATCACCGACAAGCTTCGACACTTTAAAGAAATGTGCTCTGAGTTCAAGCTGGTATTCCAAAAAACTCTGGCGAAGAAACTTCCATCAATCcgaggaggtggagaagaggAGGCCGAGCTCGCAGAAGTCCTGAAGAAGAGACGTTCTTCACCTTTCAACAGTAAAAACCTGAATGCCTGGATGGactgtaaagagagagaaatctaCACCTTGATGTCTTTCACCAACATGATGAAAAACACCAAAATCCTCCCATCTGAAGTCCTCCTGTACAGGGAAAGTCTGAGTGCAGAGAcggctgtgtgttttgttttcacctcacTGGGACGTGCTGAAACGTTCCTCTCAGCTTTATCAGACTACTTAAGAGGAGGAACCAAACCAGACGACCCCCAACATCCACACAGGCATGATGTGGAGAAGGAGCAGTGGCACCTGTCAAGAGAAATGGCAGAGAACATGAGGGACAAAGCAAAGCTCTTCAGAGACTTTGCAGAGGCCAACAAAGAAAACCAGAACATCAAGTTCCTGAGTGTGGGTCTAACAGACGAGAAACGCCAAGGTTCAACCATCTACCTTTATAAAGACGGCTTCTCTGTCAGTGAGAACTTTGAGCCTCCTTCAAAGCCTGAAACTGTGGCAGCAGACATAAACCACGACAGTGTGATGCTGAAGGTTTCTCCTCCCACATGTGGAGCAGAGAACATCACCTCCTACTCTGTGGAGTTCTGTGTGAGTGGAGAGGATGGATGGCAGCAAAAGACTGAACCAAAAGCTGAAGAGGTCACAGTGAGCGGCCTGAGGCCAAACACAGAGTACCAGTTCAGATGCAGAGCAGTGACCTCAGCTGGTGTTGGGCCGACAGCTGTTCTCAGTGATTCCATGAAGACCTTACCCTGCAGCCCTCCTGGAGAACCTCATGTTGAACCAACCTCATGTGACATATCAGTGAGCTGGGAGAAGCCAGCTGAGCTCGGACAGGATGTCCAGATATCGAGCTACGTGGTGGAGTACGCAGAAACAGACcctgagaagaaagaagaagaactgcAGTGGAAACAAATGATGTCAGGAGGTGAAAGGGGGGTCATTTCAGGGcttcagtcagagaccagatATGCAGTCAGGGTCAGGTGTGATTGTGGAGCAGCTGGCAGGAGCAAAGACAGCATCACTGTCCATGTCTGCACCACAGCAGTCACACTCCCAGAATCCCTCACGTACCAGTGA